The following proteins come from a genomic window of Micromonospora zamorensis:
- a CDS encoding DUF4190 domain-containing protein, whose product MTNPPPSGGWHDPAWSGQQSGDPTLPVSSQPAPTQPIEVNPYAPTDPYAPTSPYAGGAPQIPTQPGPYAATPGYPPPGYPGYGYPPAPKQNGLAIAAMVVSIIGALGLCAYGLGGYIGAIGAILGHVSRKQIKERGEGGEGFATAGIIVGWVATALAVLATIVIVIFIVWAANQDTSSYESGNY is encoded by the coding sequence ATGACCAACCCCCCGCCCTCTGGCGGCTGGCACGACCCGGCGTGGTCGGGACAGCAGTCCGGTGACCCCACCCTCCCGGTGAGCAGTCAACCGGCACCCACCCAGCCGATCGAAGTCAACCCATACGCGCCGACCGACCCGTACGCGCCGACCAGTCCGTACGCGGGCGGCGCGCCGCAGATACCGACCCAGCCCGGCCCGTACGCGGCCACGCCCGGTTACCCGCCGCCTGGCTACCCGGGTTACGGGTACCCGCCCGCACCGAAGCAGAACGGCCTGGCCATCGCCGCGATGGTCGTCTCGATCATCGGCGCCCTCGGCCTCTGCGCGTACGGCCTCGGTGGCTACATCGGCGCGATCGGCGCGATCCTCGGCCACGTGTCCCGTAAGCAGATCAAGGAGCGTGGTGAGGGCGGCGAGGGCTTCGCCACCGCCGGCATCATCGTCGGCTGGGTCGCCACCGCGCTGGCGGTGCTGGCCACCATCGTCATCGTGATTTTCATCGTCTGGGCCGCGAACCAGGACACGTCCAGCTACGAGAGCGGCAACTACTGA
- a CDS encoding HpcH/HpaI aldolase/citrate lyase family protein: protein MAAVGRPRRSCLAVPGSSVKMLGKAQGLPADQVFLDLEDAVAPLAKPDARKNIVAALNEGDWAGKTRVVRVNDLTTPWTYRDVIDVVEGAGANLDCIMLPKVQTAAQVQWLDLTLTQIEKTLGLEVGRIGIEAQIENAAGLVNVDAIAAASPRVETIIFGPADFMASINMKSLVVGALIPDYPGDPYHYILMRILMAARMHDKQAIDGPFLQIRDVDGFREVAKRSAALGFDGKWVLHPGQIDAANEVYQPAQADYDHAELILDAYEHYTSEAGGKLGAVMLGDEMIDEASRKMALVVAAKGRAAGMSRTSSFTPPAE from the coding sequence ATGGCCGCAGTCGGTCGCCCCCGCAGGTCCTGCCTCGCCGTGCCGGGTTCCAGCGTCAAGATGCTCGGCAAGGCCCAGGGCCTTCCGGCCGACCAGGTCTTCCTCGACCTGGAGGACGCCGTCGCCCCGCTGGCCAAGCCGGACGCGCGCAAGAACATCGTGGCCGCGCTCAACGAGGGGGACTGGGCCGGGAAGACCCGCGTGGTCCGCGTCAACGACCTGACCACCCCGTGGACCTACCGGGACGTCATCGACGTCGTCGAGGGTGCCGGCGCGAACCTGGACTGCATCATGCTGCCGAAGGTGCAGACGGCCGCCCAGGTGCAGTGGCTGGACCTGACGCTCACCCAGATCGAGAAGACGCTCGGCCTGGAGGTCGGCCGGATCGGCATCGAGGCGCAGATCGAGAACGCCGCCGGGCTGGTCAACGTGGACGCGATCGCCGCCGCCTCGCCGCGCGTGGAGACCATCATCTTCGGCCCGGCCGACTTCATGGCGTCGATCAACATGAAGTCCCTGGTGGTCGGCGCGCTGATCCCGGACTACCCGGGCGACCCGTACCACTACATCCTCATGCGGATCCTGATGGCCGCCCGGATGCACGACAAGCAGGCCATCGACGGCCCCTTCCTGCAAATCCGGGACGTCGACGGGTTCCGCGAGGTGGCCAAGCGCTCGGCGGCGCTGGGCTTCGACGGCAAGTGGGTGCTGCACCCGGGTCAGATCGACGCCGCCAACGAGGTCTACCAGCCGGCGCAGGCCGACTACGACCACGCCGAGCTGATCCTCGACGCGTACGAGCACTACACCTCGGAGGCCGGCGGCAAGCTGGGCGCCGTGATGCTCGGCGACGAGATGATCGATGAGGCGTCCCGCAAGATGGCGCTCGTGGTCGCCGCGAAGGGCCGGGCCGCCGGAATGAGCCGTACCTCGTCGTTCACCCCACCGGCCGAATGA
- a CDS encoding SDR family NAD(P)-dependent oxidoreductase, translated as MEDLTGRRLVVVTGASSGIGLAAAVQLACRGDQVVLVGRDPARLQAAAERVRENSGERPELFRADFAVLDDVRRLAEQLRAAYDRIDVLANNAGAIALQPLTTVDGFEMSIQANHLAPFLLTNLLADRVGRIVVTASGAHRFGALDPDDLNAPLRGYRPIGAYGTSKQANILFTAEAARRWPEMSAYCFHPGVVRTRFGNDSRLVAFGMRFMPFRSPEKGAETLVWLANQDRSRLTNGGFYADRRPRRPYRKASDPRLAARLWEASAKAVGIAG; from the coding sequence GTGGAAGATCTCACTGGGCGTCGGCTGGTGGTGGTGACCGGGGCAAGCTCCGGCATCGGGTTGGCCGCCGCCGTGCAGCTGGCCTGCCGCGGTGACCAGGTTGTGCTGGTCGGGCGGGACCCGGCGCGCCTCCAGGCCGCAGCGGAGCGGGTACGGGAGAACTCGGGCGAGCGTCCGGAGTTGTTCCGAGCCGACTTCGCGGTCCTGGACGACGTGCGACGGCTCGCCGAGCAGCTACGGGCCGCCTACGACCGGATCGACGTGCTCGCCAACAACGCCGGTGCCATCGCGCTGCAACCACTCACCACCGTCGACGGCTTCGAGATGTCGATCCAGGCCAACCACCTGGCCCCGTTCCTGCTGACCAACCTGCTCGCCGACCGGGTGGGCCGAATCGTGGTGACCGCCTCCGGTGCGCACCGCTTCGGCGCGCTCGACCCGGACGACCTGAACGCGCCGCTGCGCGGCTACCGGCCGATCGGCGCGTACGGAACCAGCAAGCAGGCGAACATCCTGTTCACCGCCGAGGCGGCCCGACGCTGGCCGGAGATGTCCGCGTACTGCTTCCACCCCGGGGTGGTGCGCACCCGGTTCGGCAACGACAGCAGGCTGGTCGCGTTCGGCATGCGGTTCATGCCGTTCCGCAGCCCGGAGAAGGGCGCCGAGACCCTGGTGTGGCTGGCCAACCAGGACCGGTCCCGGCTGACCAACGGCGGCTTCTACGCCGACCGTCGCCCGCGTCGGCCGTACCGCAAGGCCAGCGACCCGCGGCTCGCCGCCCGACTCTGGGAGGCGAGCGCGAAGGCCGTCGGCATCGCTGGGTAG